A portion of the Microbulbifer agarilyticus genome contains these proteins:
- a CDS encoding YebG family protein, whose translation MAVVAVWKCDRDGAMFDNKKDAEEHDKMLELAANITALIERNVEGVSEEASEEIGLMLAKRREVLAKACKGKPEELLAAEEVSEQQEAETAEENVTPLAVNQ comes from the coding sequence ATGGCGGTAGTAGCCGTTTGGAAATGTGATAGAGACGGAGCCATGTTCGACAATAAAAAAGATGCCGAAGAACACGACAAGATGCTGGAGCTTGCCGCCAACATCACCGCTCTGATCGAGCGCAATGTTGAAGGTGTATCAGAAGAAGCCAGTGAGGAAATCGGCCTGATGCTGGCGAAGCGCCGCGAAGTGCTGGCAAAAGCCTGTAAGGGCAAGCCGGAAGAGCTGCTGGCTGCGGAAGAAGTGAGCGAACAGCAGGAAGCTGAGACTGCCGAAGAAAACGTTACCCCACTGGCGGTAAACCAGTAA
- a CDS encoding MAPEG family protein, whose product MMSVEITALYSGLCALLVLALAFNVVKFRRGNKVGIGDGGDKLGNVLIRTHANAIEYIPLALILLLVAEINGLSAIWLHCLGGGLVFARILHAIGLVGGKGGYHKGRFWGTLLTWVVIVVLALINIVSVF is encoded by the coding sequence ATGATGAGTGTAGAAATTACCGCGCTTTATAGCGGTCTTTGTGCGTTACTGGTGCTTGCGCTTGCTTTCAATGTGGTGAAATTTCGCCGCGGCAACAAAGTCGGCATTGGCGATGGTGGCGACAAGTTGGGCAATGTACTGATACGCACCCATGCTAATGCGATTGAGTATATTCCGTTGGCTCTGATCCTGTTGTTGGTCGCCGAGATCAATGGCCTTTCTGCCATTTGGCTGCATTGCCTGGGTGGTGGGCTGGTGTTTGCGCGCATCCTTCATGCGATAGGCCTGGTTGGCGGCAAGGGCGGTTACCACAAGGGCCGTTTTTGGGGCACCCTGTTGACTTGGGTGGTTATCGTCGTTCTGGCGCTGATTAACATCGTCTCGGTATTCTGA
- a CDS encoding 2OG-Fe(II) oxygenase produces MSRSHLTPSRVVNAQHGEFELKSTRTSGGTHFARGETPLIADIEARIARLLGVPDTHGEPLQILHYPVSAEYRPHYDFFDPEKPGNQEVLATGGQRIGTLIMYLSDVESGGATVFPNIGLEVQPQKGAALFFSYISEHGKLDFQSLHGGSPVLAGEKWIASKWLRASEYPMYLP; encoded by the coding sequence ATGTCTCGGTCTCACCTGACACCTTCACGTGTGGTGAATGCCCAGCACGGTGAGTTTGAGTTAAAGTCCACCCGTACCAGTGGCGGCACCCATTTTGCCCGCGGTGAAACGCCACTAATCGCAGATATTGAAGCGCGCATCGCGCGTTTGCTGGGGGTGCCGGATACCCATGGGGAGCCGCTGCAGATCCTGCATTACCCGGTGAGCGCCGAATACCGTCCGCACTATGATTTCTTTGACCCGGAGAAGCCGGGTAATCAGGAGGTGCTGGCTACCGGTGGGCAGCGAATCGGCACCTTGATTATGTACTTGAGTGATGTCGAGTCCGGTGGGGCAACGGTATTTCCCAATATCGGGCTGGAGGTACAGCCACAGAAAGGCGCTGCGTTGTTCTTTTCGTACATCAGTGAGCATGGCAAGCTGGATTTTCAGAGCTTGCACGGTGGGAGTCCGGTACTCGCCGGAGAAAAGTGGATCGCGTCCAAATGGCTGCGCGCTTCCGAGTACCCGATGTATCTCCCTTAG
- a CDS encoding MarR family winged helix-turn-helix transcriptional regulator — MTTDNSNSSSSEFSDPIDAVRPDDLRLEKFLPYRLSVLSNRVSNAIADAYSARFDLTIPAWRVMAILGRFPNLSAADLVEQTAMDKVAISRAVSILIKNDYITRSEDLADRRRQVLNLSQLGRDVYDRIVPLAQQYENDLMGSLSAEERGQLDSIIEKLMTRAQDWANRGLID, encoded by the coding sequence ATGACCACCGATAACTCCAACAGCTCATCTTCGGAATTTTCCGACCCTATTGATGCCGTGCGTCCGGATGATCTGCGGCTGGAAAAGTTCCTGCCATATCGCTTGTCAGTTCTATCCAATCGGGTGAGTAACGCCATTGCCGATGCTTACAGCGCGCGCTTTGATCTCACCATTCCTGCGTGGCGGGTGATGGCGATTCTCGGCCGTTTTCCAAACCTTTCCGCAGCGGATCTGGTGGAGCAGACCGCGATGGACAAGGTGGCGATCAGCCGCGCGGTTTCCATTCTGATCAAGAACGACTACATCACCCGCAGCGAAGATCTTGCAGATCGTCGCCGCCAGGTGCTGAACCTTTCCCAGTTGGGCCGTGATGTGTACGACCGCATCGTGCCGCTGGCGCAGCAGTACGAGAACGACCTCATGGGCTCGCTCTCAGCGGAAGAGCGCGGCCAGCTGGACAGCATTATTGAAAAGCTGATGACCCGTGCGCAGGATTGGGCCAATCGCGGCCTGATCGACTGA
- the maiA gene encoding maleylacetoacetate isomerase, with product MELHGYFRSSASYRVRIALNLKGLCYQYHAVNLLKGEQKESKHRQLNPQGLVPALVDDGNILTQSLAILEWLDEQHPSPALLPASPLVRARVRALAYNVACDIQPIQNLRVLKYLQTELGASDEQKVQWVRHWIGLGFDALETQLAAHQDKQHSPFAGGDTPGLFECCLIPQIYNAERFGVAVSEYPTITAIADACAALPAFQQARPENQPDSTL from the coding sequence ATGGAGCTTCACGGCTATTTTCGTTCCTCCGCCAGCTACCGGGTGCGCATCGCCCTCAACCTCAAGGGGCTCTGCTACCAGTACCACGCGGTGAACCTGCTGAAGGGCGAACAGAAAGAGAGCAAACACCGGCAGCTCAATCCTCAGGGCCTGGTTCCCGCTCTGGTCGATGACGGCAATATATTGACCCAATCCCTGGCGATTCTGGAATGGCTGGATGAGCAGCACCCCTCGCCTGCCCTGCTACCGGCATCCCCACTGGTACGCGCCCGGGTCCGGGCATTGGCGTACAACGTCGCGTGCGATATTCAACCGATCCAAAACCTGCGGGTACTTAAATACCTACAGACCGAACTCGGCGCGAGCGACGAGCAAAAGGTCCAGTGGGTACGCCATTGGATAGGGTTAGGCTTTGATGCGCTGGAAACCCAACTGGCTGCACATCAGGATAAACAGCACTCCCCATTTGCGGGCGGCGATACCCCCGGGCTGTTTGAATGTTGCTTGATTCCACAGATTTACAATGCCGAGCGCTTTGGTGTGGCAGTTTCCGAATACCCGACAATCACCGCTATTGCAGATGCCTGCGCCGCCCTGCCCGCATTCCAGCAGGCACGCCCGGAGAATCAGCCCGACAGTACGCTCTAG
- a CDS encoding DUF6249 domain-containing protein, whose translation MKKCGRLNAWLLALTATLGMSISGSLLAQEEGAAPPAPPVPEAPAVAPVEPVEKKATKQVRILRQEDGTLRIHTRDENGESGSVEIDLGEAFGGEVTQRIYRQLEEKGILDEKGLVVEQALDSVPRNVEIGIKADLERAEHIRERAERAREHAERMHEQAFKVHEESRRGYHPSGLEMEWLIPVVAILAVFGTPILIVWLVTRNSYRKKQLVMENINRMVSEGRDIPPELLDSLDSESSNANNKDRGITLIAVGAAVFIFLSASAGIGVGSLGLIPLFIGVARYINWKHDQQQAG comes from the coding sequence ATGAAGAAATGCGGCCGATTGAATGCCTGGCTGCTGGCACTGACAGCCACGCTGGGAATGAGTATTTCTGGCAGCCTGCTGGCCCAGGAAGAGGGTGCTGCCCCCCCAGCGCCACCGGTGCCCGAGGCGCCCGCGGTGGCACCTGTGGAGCCCGTGGAGAAGAAGGCCACCAAGCAGGTGCGAATCCTGCGCCAGGAAGACGGTACTCTGCGCATTCATACCCGGGATGAAAATGGGGAAAGCGGCAGCGTTGAAATTGACCTCGGTGAGGCCTTTGGCGGCGAAGTAACCCAGCGTATCTATCGCCAGCTAGAAGAGAAGGGGATCCTCGACGAGAAAGGCCTGGTAGTAGAGCAGGCGCTGGATTCTGTGCCGCGCAATGTCGAAATCGGCATCAAAGCCGACCTGGAGCGTGCCGAGCATATTCGAGAGCGTGCTGAACGAGCGCGAGAGCATGCCGAGCGTATGCACGAACAAGCTTTTAAAGTGCATGAGGAATCTCGCCGGGGGTACCATCCTAGCGGTCTGGAGATGGAGTGGTTGATCCCCGTAGTGGCTATTCTGGCTGTCTTCGGCACGCCGATCCTGATTGTCTGGCTGGTTACCCGCAACAGCTATAGAAAGAAGCAGCTGGTGATGGAGAACATCAATCGGATGGTGTCTGAAGGTCGCGATATCCCGCCGGAGCTGCTGGATTCGCTGGACAGTGAGAGTTCCAACGCCAACAACAAGGATCGAGGCATAACCCTGATAGCGGTGGGTGCGGCAGTGTTCATCTTTCTCTCCGCCTCAGCCGGTATCGGTGTCGGTAGTCTCGGTCTGATCCCACTCTTTATTGGGGTTGCCCGCTACATCAACTGGAAGCACGATCAACAGCAAGCGGGTTAA
- a CDS encoding aromatic amino acid transaminase — protein sequence MFDHLSSLPADPILGLLAAYRADENPRKIDLGVGVYKDEAGHTPVLQAVKEAETRLLRSEETKAYVGPAGTAGFNAAMQELVLGAGHPALVGNRVRSAQTPGGCGALRVLAEFANRAKEHATIWVSDPTWANHVPLLGNAGLQIKSYPYYDRATSSLKFDAMVETLKQVGEGELVLFHACCHNPCGADLSREQWQVLAEMAQKQGFTPFIDMAYQGFGDSLDADAYGLRLMAESVPEMLVAASCSKNFGLYRERVGMAMAIYRDADSADRGQSQLLNVVRGNYSMPPNHGGAIVEAILTDAGLRANWEAELTEMRERINSLRSGLVESLEKAGAVGDFHFIQQQKGMFSFLGITPEQVEKLQQDYSIYMVDSSRISIAGLSQNNMEYFCASVAEVLES from the coding sequence ATGTTTGACCATCTGAGCAGCCTGCCTGCGGACCCGATTCTGGGCCTTTTGGCGGCTTACCGGGCCGATGAGAACCCTCGTAAGATCGATCTGGGGGTGGGTGTTTATAAAGATGAAGCAGGGCACACTCCGGTGCTGCAGGCGGTAAAAGAAGCCGAGACCCGTTTGCTGCGCAGTGAAGAAACCAAGGCGTATGTTGGCCCGGCGGGTACCGCCGGCTTCAACGCTGCCATGCAAGAGCTTGTACTGGGTGCTGGTCACCCCGCGCTGGTCGGCAACCGTGTTCGTTCCGCGCAAACCCCGGGTGGTTGTGGCGCACTGCGTGTACTCGCGGAGTTTGCCAATCGCGCCAAGGAGCACGCCACTATTTGGGTGAGCGATCCTACCTGGGCAAACCATGTGCCGCTGTTGGGCAATGCGGGCCTGCAAATCAAGAGCTACCCCTATTACGATCGGGCTACCAGCAGTCTAAAGTTTGACGCCATGGTAGAAACCCTCAAACAAGTTGGGGAAGGTGAGCTGGTGCTGTTCCACGCCTGCTGTCATAACCCTTGCGGTGCAGACCTGAGCCGTGAACAGTGGCAGGTGCTGGCCGAAATGGCCCAGAAGCAGGGCTTCACTCCATTCATTGATATGGCCTATCAGGGCTTTGGCGATAGCCTGGACGCGGACGCCTATGGCCTGCGCCTGATGGCAGAGTCCGTGCCGGAGATGCTGGTCGCGGCATCCTGCTCAAAGAATTTCGGTTTGTACCGTGAGCGCGTGGGTATGGCGATGGCCATTTACCGTGATGCGGATTCCGCCGACCGCGGCCAAAGCCAGTTGCTGAACGTGGTGCGTGGCAACTATTCCATGCCGCCAAATCACGGTGGCGCAATTGTTGAAGCGATCCTGACTGATGCGGGCTTGCGTGCAAACTGGGAAGCCGAGCTGACCGAAATGCGCGAGCGCATCAATAGCTTGCGCTCAGGCCTGGTCGAGAGCTTGGAAAAGGCGGGCGCTGTGGGCGATTTCCACTTTATTCAGCAGCAAAAGGGCATGTTCTCATTTTTGGGAATTACCCCAGAGCAGGTAGAAAAGCTGCAGCAGGATTACTCGATCTACATGGTGGATTCCAGCCGCATCAGCATTGCCGGCCTGAGTCAAAATAATATGGAGTACTTCTGTGCATCCGTTGCAGAAGTGCTGGAAAGCTAA
- a CDS encoding sigma-70 family RNA polymerase sigma factor, with protein sequence MNLDDGDLIRRVVEDGDQRAYAQLVRRYQSQLRFSLRQLCDGDQGLADDMAQEAFIKAYKALPAFRGDARFSTWLYRIAYNLVMSHKRKNAPVVDQDAVDSAQAQESVEEAQQLGMARDLNSAMGELSDAQRQAVHLCMQRGFSHEEAASIMKLPLGTVKSHVNRARAKLQSLLQAWQEEVVSG encoded by the coding sequence ATGAACCTCGATGATGGGGATCTGATCAGGCGCGTCGTCGAAGACGGGGACCAGCGGGCTTACGCCCAGCTGGTTCGTCGCTATCAGTCACAGCTGCGATTCTCGCTTCGTCAGCTGTGTGATGGCGACCAGGGTCTTGCGGACGACATGGCGCAGGAGGCTTTTATCAAGGCCTACAAGGCGCTGCCTGCATTCCGCGGCGATGCCCGGTTTAGCACCTGGTTGTACCGTATCGCCTACAATCTGGTCATGAGCCACAAGCGTAAGAATGCTCCGGTAGTCGATCAGGATGCGGTGGATTCCGCACAAGCTCAGGAAAGCGTCGAAGAAGCGCAGCAACTGGGTATGGCCAGGGATCTGAACTCGGCCATGGGGGAGTTAAGCGATGCCCAGAGGCAGGCAGTGCATTTGTGTATGCAGCGCGGTTTTTCACATGAAGAAGCTGCTAGCATTATGAAGTTGCCGCTGGGCACGGTAAAATCCCACGTTAACCGTGCGCGGGCCAAGTTGCAGTCTCTGCTTCAGGCCTGGCAGGAGGAGGTAGTAAGTGGCTGA
- a CDS encoding DUF924 family protein, giving the protein MHQSDITPSDVLQFWFGSTDLMAQPGKEARTRWFQRSDDFDREIARRFSSTIKHAVDRQLSSWNTSLAGQLGLILLCDQFLRNIYRGSAQAFSGDPLALEISQSLANGDQLRELGLHQRAIVGMPLEHSERPDIQEQSVSYFQQLQQDFASDKSGVSQEDAQAAESYYRFALAHQDVIAQFGRYPHRNQALGRESTPEERHWLEQGGGF; this is encoded by the coding sequence ATGCACCAGAGTGATATCACCCCCTCAGACGTCCTTCAGTTCTGGTTTGGCAGCACCGACCTGATGGCTCAACCCGGCAAGGAAGCCCGCACTCGCTGGTTCCAGCGCAGTGACGACTTTGACCGGGAGATCGCGCGTCGCTTCTCATCCACCATCAAACATGCCGTTGATCGACAATTGAGCAGCTGGAATACGTCCCTGGCTGGTCAGCTGGGCTTGATACTGCTCTGCGATCAGTTCCTCCGCAACATCTACCGCGGTTCGGCACAAGCATTCTCCGGGGACCCGCTGGCGCTCGAGATCAGCCAGTCTCTGGCCAATGGGGATCAACTCCGCGAACTGGGGCTACACCAACGGGCAATCGTCGGCATGCCGCTGGAGCACTCGGAGCGCCCGGATATACAGGAACAGTCCGTGAGCTATTTCCAGCAGCTGCAGCAGGACTTTGCCAGCGATAAGTCCGGCGTCTCGCAGGAGGATGCGCAGGCAGCCGAGAGCTACTACCGTTTCGCCCTTGCGCATCAGGACGTGATTGCCCAGTTTGGCCGCTACCCCCATCGCAATCAGGCACTGGGCCGGGAAAGTACTCCAGAGGAGCGGCACTGGTTAGAACAGGGTGGCGGCTTCTAA